One genomic window of Mustela erminea isolate mMusErm1 chromosome 13, mMusErm1.Pri, whole genome shotgun sequence includes the following:
- the SERPINB11 gene encoding serpin B11 isoform X2, translating into MVLVNAIYFKGQWQNKFQERETIKSPFQLSEGKSVFVEMMYQTGTYKLAFIKEPQMQVLELPYVNNKLSMIILLPVGTASLEQIEKQLNMKTFYEWTSSANMVEREVEVHIPRFRLEIQYELNSLLNSLGMTDIFSEIKADLSGISPLDGLYLSKVIHKSYVDVNEEGTEAAAATGDSFLVKRLPIRAQFLANHPFLFFIRHSHTNTILFCGKLASP; encoded by the exons ATGGTCCTGGTGAACGCCATATATTTCAAAGGACAATGGCAAAATAAGTTTCAGGAAAGAGAGACAATTAAAAGCCCTTTTCAGCTGAGTGAg ggtaaAAGTGTGTTTGTGGAAATGATGTATCAAACTGGAACATACAAATTAGCCTTCATAAAGGAACCGCAGATGCAAGTTCTCGAGCTGCCTTATGTTAACAACAAACTAAGCATGATTATTCTGCTTCCAGTAGGCACGGCCAGTCTAGAACAG ATAGAGAAGCAGTTGAACATGAAGACATTTTACGAGTGGACCAGCTCTGCTAACATGGTGGAGAGGGAAGTTGAAGTACACATCCCCAGATTCAGGCTTGAAATCCAGTATGAGCTAAATTCCCTGCTAAATTCTCTAGGCATGACAGATATCTTCAGCGAGATCAAAGCAGATCTTTCTGGAATATCACCGCTTGATGGCCTGTATTTATCAAAGGTCATCCACAAGTCATATGTGGATGTCAACGAAGAGGGCACTGAGGCGGCAGCAGCCACTGGGGACAGCTTCCTCGTGAAAAGACTCCCCATCCGGGCTCAGTTCCTGGCAAACCACCCGTTCTTGTTCTTCATAAGGCACAGCCATACCAACACCATCCTCTTCTGTGGCAAGCTCGCCTCTCCCTAA
- the SERPINB11 gene encoding serpin B11 isoform X1, whose translation MDSLSTANVEFCLDVFKELNSNNVGDNIFFSPLSLLYALSMVLLGARGNSAEQMEKVLHFDHTSESLKPEFRDSAKCSQAGRIHSEFGVLISQINQPDSNCTLSMANRLYGTKAMVFHQQYLTCSKKLYQAIPQTVDFEQSPEETRKTINAWVESKTNGKVTNLFGKGTIDPSCVMVLVNAIYFKGQWQNKFQERETIKSPFQLSEGKSVFVEMMYQTGTYKLAFIKEPQMQVLELPYVNNKLSMIILLPVGTASLEQIEKQLNMKTFYEWTSSANMVEREVEVHIPRFRLEIQYELNSLLNSLGMTDIFSEIKADLSGISPLDGLYLSKVIHKSYVDVNEEGTEAAAATGDSFLVKRLPIRAQFLANHPFLFFIRHSHTNTILFCGKLASP comes from the exons ATGGATTCCCTCAGCACCGCAAATGTTGAATTTTGCCTTGATGTGTTCAAAGAGCTGAACAGTAACAACGTGGGAGATAACATCTTcttttccccactgagcctgCTCTATGCTCTAAGTATGGTCCTCCTTGGTGCCAGAGGAAACAGTGCAGAGCAGATGGAAAAG gtGCTTCACTTTGATCATACTTCAGAGTCATTAAAACCAGAGTTCAGGGACTCAGCTAAG TGCAGCCAAGCTGGAAGGATTCATTCAGAGTTTGGAGTCTTAATCTCTCAAATCAACCAGCCAGACTCTAACTGTACCCTCAGCATGGCCAACAGACTCTATGGGACAAAGGCAATGGTGTTCCATCAG CAATATTTAACTTGTTCTAAGAAACTCTATCAAGCCATACCACAAACTGTTGATTTTGAGCAGTCTCCAGAAGAAACGAGGAAAACTATTAATGCTTGGGTTGAAAGTAAAACTAATG gaAAAGTCACAAACCTCTTTGGAAAGGGAACAATCGACCCTTCTTGTGTAATGGTCCTGGTGAACGCCATATATTTCAAAGGACAATGGCAAAATAAGTTTCAGGAAAGAGAGACAATTAAAAGCCCTTTTCAGCTGAGTGAg ggtaaAAGTGTGTTTGTGGAAATGATGTATCAAACTGGAACATACAAATTAGCCTTCATAAAGGAACCGCAGATGCAAGTTCTCGAGCTGCCTTATGTTAACAACAAACTAAGCATGATTATTCTGCTTCCAGTAGGCACGGCCAGTCTAGAACAG ATAGAGAAGCAGTTGAACATGAAGACATTTTACGAGTGGACCAGCTCTGCTAACATGGTGGAGAGGGAAGTTGAAGTACACATCCCCAGATTCAGGCTTGAAATCCAGTATGAGCTAAATTCCCTGCTAAATTCTCTAGGCATGACAGATATCTTCAGCGAGATCAAAGCAGATCTTTCTGGAATATCACCGCTTGATGGCCTGTATTTATCAAAGGTCATCCACAAGTCATATGTGGATGTCAACGAAGAGGGCACTGAGGCGGCAGCAGCCACTGGGGACAGCTTCCTCGTGAAAAGACTCCCCATCCGGGCTCAGTTCCTGGCAAACCACCCGTTCTTGTTCTTCATAAGGCACAGCCATACCAACACCATCCTCTTCTGTGGCAAGCTCGCCTCTCCCTAA